A DNA window from Aspergillus nidulans FGSC A4 chromosome I contains the following coding sequences:
- the chsE gene encoding chitin synthase class Va (transcript_id=CADANIAT00006669): MVGTLPAGHTPSHVQSSLPSLPAHLQSDTHLTAHLASRFHVGLPTARLSSHALISLNNYTSSSKGPDGGKEGSAMGETEDLARRAYTRLGARGENQAIVFLGESGAGKTTLRSHLLSSFLSFSSTPLSSKLSYAAFIFDTLTTTKSLTTPTASKAGLFLELQYDASSSVNPTLIGGKIIDHRLERSRIASVPTGERSFHVLYYLLAGTSAAEKAHLGLDSPIHVTTAGGRLSSADHKRWRYLGHPTQLKVGINDADGFQHFKTALRKLEFPRSEIAEICQILAAILHIGQLDFGSGQATLTGAEESGGYSHEGGETVTVVKNKDVLSIIAAFLGLGVGELEASFGYRTKTIHRERVTVMLDPKGARRSADELSRVLYSLLVAYVIENVNQRICAAEDSVANTVSIIDFPGFAQACSTGSTLDQLLNNAACESLYNFCLRSFFDRKADMLEREEVAVPATSYFDNTDAVRGLLKQGNGLLSILDDQTRRGRTDAQFVEAVRRRFENKNPAITAGASGSGNGYGMVSQNARSSFTVKHFAGEVDYSATGLLEENGEVISGDLMNLMKSTRSDFVRELFGQEALQTVAHPKEKTAIMQAQVSSKPLRMPSMARRKTSPASRLTFDATPAEDPYETESQTGSSAKNSSAKRKSGMLMGGMQCAAGQFLSSLDIVNKCLTSGNLNPYFVFCLKPNDRRIANQFDSKCVRTQIQTLGIAEISQRLRNADFSVFLPFAEFLGLAEVGNVVVGSDKEKSEVVLDEKRWPGNEARVGSTGVFLSERCWADLAKVGERVIPSFAAEDDGGDALLHPRTANYADSKVRLLNPSDHSPGAYIYGDESKQASNTSRDFDGRSDAGYSAFNSGDMFHNLETREQMLEKGNEKQMEEVDEVPVSGSRKRWMAIVWLLTFYIPTPAIRYIGRMKRKDIQIAWREKFAINLLIWLACAIAVFIIVGFPSLICPTQHVYSPAELSSHDGKDGHSSYTSIRGLVLDLGEFMDSHYPGIVPDSALKKYAGVDSTALFPVQVSALCLGKDGNVDPKVLLDYKPTNFSGSVTSTSSGDPNSVYHDFRYFRDDYRPDWYAEQMIYLRANYYKGWIGYSSEYLHTLASKSQNVASINGKIYDLTSYIAGGRRIQGREGDDTTGIDTDFMDSLVVDLFQQKAGEDITKYWEDLPLTPKLRVDMMDCLNNLFIVGHVDTRNSTQCQFARYFILAISVLICSVIVFKFFAALQFGKKNVPENLDKFIICQVPAYTEDEESLRRAIDSMARMQYDDKRKLLVVICDGMIIGQGNDRPTPRIVLDILGVPESVDPEPLSFESLGEGMKQHNMGKVYSGLYEVQGHIVPFLVVVKVGKPSEVSRPGNRGKRDSQMVLMRFLNRVHYNLPMSPMELEMHHHIRNIIGVNPTFYEFILQVDADTVVAPDAATRMVSSCLNDTRIIGVCGETSLTNAKTSAVTMIQVYEYYISHNLTKAFESLFGSITCLPGCFTMYRIRSAESGKPLFVSKEIVEAYSEIRVDTLHMKNLLHLGEDRYLTTLLLKHHPKFKTKYNFRAQAYTIAPESWTVFLSQRRRWINSTVHNLVELIPLQQLCGFCCFSMRFVVFIDLISTIIMPVTVAYIVYLIVWLVRDTSTIPWTSFLLLAAIYGLQAIIFIVRRKWEMIGWMIIYILAIPVYSLALPLYSFWHMDDFSWGNTRIITGEKGRKIVISDEGKFDPASIPKKRWEEYQAELWEAQTSRDDRSEISGISYGTKYHPATQSEYGFPGSRPMSQLELPRHMSRMSLAPSEMMSRHMDMELEDVNLPSDDAILSEIRDILRTADLMTVTKKNIKQELERRFGVNLDAKRPYINSATEAVLSGNL; the protein is encoded by the exons ATGGTTGGGACTTTGCCAGCGGGGCACACCCCGTCGCATGTGCAATCGTCACTCCCCTCATTACCAGCCCATCTACAATCCGATACCCATCTTACCGCACATTTAGCCAGTCG CTTCCATGTCGGCCTACCCACCGCGCGGCTTTCCTCCCACGCACTAATCAGCTTAAACAACTACACCTCATCTTCGAAAGGTCCTGATGGCGGGAAAGAAGGTAGTGCTATGGGCGAGACCGAGGACCTCGCTCGGAGGGCTTATACTCGGCTCGGTGCTCGAGGAGAGAACCAAGCGATTGTTTTCCT AGGCGAGAGTGGCGCCGGTAAAACGACTCTTCGGTCTCACCTTCTCTCATCATTCCTCTCCTTTTCGTCCACTCCGCTGTCATCAAAACTGTCCTATGCCGCTTTCATTTTCGACACCCTCACCACAACCAAGTCATTGACGACACCTACCGCGTCAAAAGCTGGATTGTTCCTGGAACTGCAATATGATGCGTCCTCCTCCGTTAACCCGACTCTAATAGGTGGAAAGATCATCGACCACAGACTTGAGCGTAGTCGGATTGCTTCGGTTCCCACGGGCGAACGTAGCTTCCATGTTCTATATTATCTGCTTGCAGGAACAAGCGCCGCGGAGAAGGCACATTTGGGCTTGGACAGCCCTATTCATGTTACAACTGCAGGTGGTAGGCTTTCGTCTGCTGATCACAAGAGATGGAGGTACTTGGGCCACCCGACTCAGCTGAAAGTCGGGATCAACGATGCGGATGGTTTCCAGCACTTCAAGACCGCTTTGAGGAAGTTGGAATTCCCTCGGAGTGAAATCGCTGAGATCTGTCAAATCTTGGCTGCTATCCTCCACATCGGCCAGCTTGACTTTGGCAGCGGCCAGGCTACGCTCACTGGGGCAGAGGAGTCTGGTGGATATTCTCATGAAGGTGGCGAGACCGTTACTGTTGTCAAGAACAAAGATGtcctctccatcatcgccgcGTTCCTCGGTCTTGGAGTCGGGGAGTTGGAGGCCAGCTTCGGTTACCGGACCAAGACCATCCATCGGGAGCGTGTTACTGTCATGCTTGATCCCAAGGGAGCGCGACGAAGTGCAGATGAGCTCTCGCGCGTTCTGTACTCTCTGTTGGTTGCCTACGTTATCGAGAATGTGAACCAGAGAATATGTGCTGCTGAGGACAGTGTCGCCAACACAGTGTCGATTATTGATTTCCCCGGATTTGCTCAAGCCTGTTCTACTGGTTCTACCCTTGACCAGCTTCTGAACAACGCCGCCTGTGAATCGTTGTACAACTTCTGCCTGCGGTCATTCTTTGACCGGAAAGCGGACATGTTAGAACGCGAAGAAGTTGCCGTGCCCGCAACGAGCTATTTCGATAACACTGATGCTGTTCGTGGGCTGCTGAAACAAGGTAACGGACTGCTCAGCATCCTAGACGACCAAACAAGACGCGGGCGGACGGACGCTCAATTTGTGGAAGCCGTGCGGAGAAGATTCGAAAATAAGAACCCTGCTATCACTGCTGGGGCGTCAGGCTCTGGGAATGGATACGGTATGGTTTCACAGAATGCTCGCTCATCATTCACCGTGAAACACTTTGCCGGAGAGGTCGACTACTCTGCTACAGGACTACTAGAGGAGAATGGCGAAGTTATCTCTGGTGATTTGATGAACCTCATGAAGTCTACCCGAAGCGATTTCGTTAGGGAGCTCTTTGGTCAAGAAGCCTTGCAGACCGTGGCCCATCCCAAAGAGAAGACTGCGATCATGCAAGCTCAAGTCAGCTCCAAGCCGCTACGAATGCCTAGCATGGCTAGGCGCAAGACCAGTCCGGCTTCACGGCTCACGTTTGACGCTACACCAGCCGAGGATCCGTATGAGACCGAAAGCCAAACGGGCAGTTCAGCCAAGAATTCTTCGGCCAAGAGGAAAAGCGGCATGCTCATGGGTGGCATGCAGTGCGCAGCCGGGCAGTTCCTATCATCTCTTGACATTGTGAACAAGTGCTTGACCTCCGGCAATCTGAATCCCTACTTCGTCTTTTGCTTGAAACCAAACGACCGGCGCATCGCCAACCAATTTGACAGCAAGTGCGTGAGGACCCAAATACAAACACTGGGCATTGCGGAAATCAGTCAGCGGCTCCGAAACGCCGATTTCAGCGTCTTTTTACCATTTGCCGAGTTCCTTGGTCTTGCGGAGGTGGGCAACGTGGTGGTTGGCAGCGACAAAGAGAAGTCAGAAGTAGTCTTGGATGAGAAGCGCTGGCCCGGCAACGAAGCTCGGGTCGGCAGTACAGGAGTGTTCCTCAGCGAACGGTGCTGGGCGGACCTCGCCAAAGTGGGTGAGCGTGTCATTCCCTCCTTTGCCGCCGAGGACGATGGCGGCGATGCACTCCTCCATCCTCGGACTGCCAACTACGCAGATTCCAAGGTTCGACTCCTCAATCCTTCCGACCATTCACCCGGCGCATACATCTACGGCGATGAATCGAAGCAAGCATCCAATACTAGTCGGGATTTTGACGGACGCTCTGACGCCGGTTACTCGGCGTTTAATTCGGGCGATATGTTTCACAACTTGGAGACCAGGGAACAGATGCTGGAAAAGGGTAATGAAAAACAGATGGAAGAGGTCGACGAAGTGCCAGTATCCGGCAGTCGAAAGCGCTGGATGGCCATCGTTTGGCTGCTCACATTCTACATCCCAACCCCTGCCATTCGATACATCGGTCGGATGAAGCGCAAAGACATCCAAATTGCATGGCGTGAAAAGTTCGCAATCAATTTGCTTATCTGGTTGGCCTGTGCTATTGCCGTATTCATCATTGTGGGATTTCCCTCGCTCATTTGTCCGACACAACACGTCTATTCCCCTGCAGAATTGTCGTCACACGATGGCAAAGATGGCCACAGCTCCTACACTTCGATCCGCGGGCTTGTCTTGGATCTTGGAGAGTTTATGGACTCTCATTATCCAGGAATCGTGCCAGACTCAGCATTGAAGAAATACGCTGGTGTTGATTCCACCGCCCTTTTCCCCGTTCAAGTTTCAGCGCTGTGTCTTGGTAAGGACGGCAATGTGGACCCAAAGGTATTGCTCGACTACAAGCCGACGAACTTTTCTGGCTCCGTTACCTCAACCAGTTCCGGTGACCCCAACTCGGTGTACCACGATTTCAGATACTTCCGCGATGACTATCGCCCGGACTGGTATGCCGAGCAGATGATCTACCTCAGGGCGAACTACTATAAGGGCTGGATCGGATATAGTTCGGAATACCTGCACACCCTGGCCAGCAAATCTCAAAACGTTGCAAGCATTAACGGGAAAATATACGACTTGACAAGCTATATTGCTGGAGGTCGCCGAATCCAAGGACGGGAGGGTGACGACACAACTGGCATTGATACTGACTTTATGGATAGCTTGGTGGTTGATCTTTTCCAGCAGAAGGCTGGCGAGGATATCACGAAGTATTGGGAAGATCTGCCGCTTACCCCTAAATTGCGTGTGGACATGATGGATTGTCTGAACAATCTGTTCATTGTCGGCCATGTGGACACTCGAAATTCGACGCAGTGCCAGTTTGCGCGATACTTCATCCTTGCAATCTCCGTCCTCATCTGTTCggtcatcgtcttcaagTTCTTTGCAGCACTGCAATTTGGAAAGAAGAATGTACCTGAGAATCTTGACAAATTCATCATCTGTCAGGTTCCAGCCTATactgaggatgaagagtcTCTGCGCCGTGCCATCGACTCGATGGCCCGCATGCAGTACGACGATAAACGCAAGCTTCTCGTTGTCATTTGCGACGGCATGATCATTGGTCAAGGCAACGATCGCCCTACACCTCGGATTGTTCTTGATATCTTGGGTGTTCCCGAGTCAGTTGATCCGGAGCCGCTCAGTTTTGAGAGTTTGGGTGAAGGTATGAAACAGCACAACATGGGTAAGGTCTATTCCGGTTTGTATGAGGTGCAGGGTCATATTGTTCCCTTCCTCGTTGTCGTTAAGGTCGGAAAGCCGTCGGAAGTCTCTCGACCTGGTAACCGCGGTAAGCGTGATTCACAGATGGTCCTAATGCGATTTTTGAACCGCGTCCACTATAATCTTCCTATGAGTCCCATGGAGCTTGAGATGCACCACCATATTCGAAACATTATTGGAGTTAACCCAACCTTCTATGAGTTCATACTTCAAGTCGACGCCGATACTGTTGTTGCGCCGGATGCTGCAACCCGGATGGTCTCTTCTTGTCTCAATGATACCCGGATTATTGGTGTCTGTGGAGAGACATCGCTAACTAACGCCAAAACTTCTGCTGTCACTATGATTCAAGTGTACGAGTACTATATCTCCCACAACCTTACGAAAGCGTTTGAGAGTCTTTTCGGTTCAATTACTTGTCTGCCTGGTTGTTTCACTATGTACCGTATCCGGTCCGCCGAGAGTGGAAAGCCGCTTTTCGTGAGCAAGGAAATCGTGGAGGCGTACTCGGAGATCCGTGTTGACACACTGCATATGAAGAATTTGTTGCATTTGGGAGAGGATCGTTATCTGACGACATTGCTGCTGAAACATCATCCTAAGTTCAAGACCAAGTACAACTTCCGAGCGCAGGCCTATACTATTGCCCCAGAAAGCTGGACTGTGTTCCTTTCTCAACGTCGTCGCTGGATCAACTCTACTGTGCACAACTTGGTGGAATTGATCCCTCTTCAGCAACTGTGCGGTTTTTGCTGCTTCAGTATGAGATTTGTGGTCTTCATCGATCTCATCAGTACCATAATCATGCCTGTCACTGTTGCATACATTGTGTACCTGATTGTCTGGTTGGTGCGAGACACATCAACTATCCCCTGGACTTcattcctcctccttgctgcgATTTACGGGTTACAAGCAATTATCTTTATTGTCCGCCGGAAATGGGAAATGATTGGATGGATGATAATCTACATCCTTGCTATTCCCGTGTACTCCCTGGCTCTGCCTCTCTACTCATTCTGGCACATGGACGACTTCTCCTGGGGTAACACGCGTATCATTACTGGAGAAAAGGGCCGCAAGATCGTCATCTCCGACGAAGGAAAATTCGACCCCGCGTCCATCCCGAAGAAGAGGTGGGAGGAGTACCAGGCCGAGCTATGGGAGGCCCAGACCTCGCGAGACGACCGGTCAGAGATCTCTGGTATCTCATACGGCACCAAGTACCACCCCGCCACCCAATCCGAATACGGATTCCCCGGGTCACGGCCTATGTCACAGCTTGAGCTGCCTCGGCATATGTCTCGGATGTCTCTCGCCCCGTCAGAGATGATGAGCCGCCACATGGAcatggagctggaagacgTCAACCTACCGAGCGACGACGCGATCCTATCAGAGATCCGTGACATTCTACGCACGGCCGACCTCATGACCGTTACGAAGAAGAATATcaagcaggagctggagaggcgGTTTGGCGTTAACCTAGACGCGAAGCGGCCGTATATCAATTCTG CCACGGAAGCCGTGTTATCGGGCAACCTGTGA